From Aspergillus fumigatus Af293 chromosome 3, whole genome shotgun sequence, a single genomic window includes:
- a CDS encoding putative forkhead transcription factor Fkh1/2, translating into MPLSNRRRARRKEIQLQETSDAEAPDSSPSRPSNKKRKVDHHPSPPARPAKAQESADEADDSSPENELSANQDLVDLVISCLNVAREEVRVGRDHSNQKTENTQSIRAYAKIAGRNWTYYVKTLHVNIGREPDREPKLDEQSSPVTIAARALPDVHVDLGPSKFVSRLHAEIFYDGGETPSWHIRVNGRNGVRLNNVILKRGTDAIISCGDIIEIANTQMMFVTPGDKANIHPSFVARAQRIANGEEELLSWDPTQHSHPQPSQSSAVMNDQTSATASAGASGQPSLAPAPQFLKRQVTPPPRSPDTVGPRTAKQSPLYNRGMMMESTEEIDYSKDSAKDLKPPYSYATLIAQAIFSSEEEKLTLNSIYNWIMDKYAFYRHSQSGWQNSIRHNLSLNKAFQKVPRRTDEPGKGMKWQIAAEYREEYWKKQLRKGTTQSSAPSSPATKEPVSRSANNHSENVFNGKKSPAVSSPGFSSFPVAPVEAYTPERGSRVARGVDHPLRNTNPRDYEEPSPLPTHSATKNHGTGSALTRAYGLSDNVVNSPPVLSSSYYDDGPSSMITPAPQRQQPRLPPPSTAQVPSKFMPMSSPAQFWKFADIGSTPARPVPDMSPLKGEVGDGIGSFPSSSPPPPNLVSPSKPGTSNGLGHGRTLPPLRTEPNLGETRPGVNGAAKSERPMAPAGPDADDDDEEEGGFDLARGFQPIGSYHRQLSNAARASAATS; encoded by the exons ATGCCTCTATCGAATCGGCGCCGCGCGCGGCGCAAGGAAATACAACTGCAGGAAACGTCAGACGCGGAGGCTCCGGACTCATCGCCCTCTCGGCCTTCGAATAAAAAGCGCAAG GTTGATCACCATCCTTCGCCTCCTGCCCGTCCCGCCAAAGCGCAAGAATCCGCcgatgaggccgacgacTCGTCCCCCGAAAATGAACTGTCCGCCAACCAAGACCTGGTGGACTTGGTCATATCCTGCCTGAACGTCGCCCGGGAAGAAGTGCGCGTGGGACGGGACCACTCGAACCAGAAGACGGAGAACACGCAGAGTATCCGCGCATATGCAAAAATCGCCGGCCGCAACTGGACCTATTATGTCAAAACACTGCATGTCAATATCGGGCGCGAACCGGATCGCGAACCGAAGCTGGACGAGCAGTCCAGTCCCGTTACGATCGCAGCAAGGGCCCTCCCCGACGTCCATGTTGATCTGGGTCCAAGCAAGTTTGTCTCTCGTTTGCACGCGGAGATTTTCTATGACGGCGGGGAGACCCCTTCCTGGCACATCCGCGTCAATGGACGCAATGGGGTTCGGCTGAACAACGTCATTCTGAAGCGCGGGACCGATGCGATTATCTCCTGCGGCGACATCATCGAGATCGCCAATACCCAGATGATGTTCGTCACGCCTGGAGACAAGGCCAATATCCATCCCAGTTTTGTGGCGCGCGCGCAGCGCATCGccaatggcgaagaagagttgCTGTCATGGGATCCCACCCAGCACTCGCATCCCCAGCCGTCGCAGTCGAGCGCAGTGATGAACGACCAGACCTCAGCGACTGCTTCAGCTGGCGCCAGCGGTCAGCCATCGCTTGCCCCCGCTCCGCAGTTCCTCAAACGCCAAGTGACTCCCCCGCCGCGCTCGCCAGACACCGTCGGTCCGCGCACTGCCAAACAGTCGCCGCTCTATAACCGcgggatgatgatggaaagTACCGAGGAGATTGACTACAGCAAGGACTCGGCGAAGGATCTGAAACCACCATATAGCTACGCCACTCTGATTGCGCAggcgatcttctccagcgaggaggagaagcttaCTCTGAACAGCATCTACAATTGGATCATGGACAAATACGCCTTTTACCGGCACTCTCAGAGCGGATGGCAG AACTCCATCCGTCACAATCTCTCGCTGAACAAAGCGTTCCAAAAAGTCCCTCGGCGTACGGACGAGCCAGGAAAGGGAATGAAGTGGCAGATTGCCGCGGAGTACCGCGAAGAGTACTGGAAGAAGCAGCTCCGAAAGGGAACGACTCAATCTTCCGCCCCGTCGTCGCCTGCCACGAAAGAGCCTGTGTCGCGGAGTGCTAACAACCACTCCGAAAACGTCTTCAATGGCAAGAAATCGCCGGCAGTGTCCTCCCCAGGATTTAGCTCGTTCCCCGTAGCACCCGTGGAGGCCTACACGCCGGAACGGGGCTCGCGGGTCGCTCGTGGTGTCGACCATCCGCTGCGCAACACCAATCCTCGGGATTACGAGGAGCCTTCCCCGTTGCCCACACATTCTGCCACCAAGAATCACGGGACCGGCAGCGCATTGACTCGTGCCTATGGACTCTCTGACAATGTGGTGAACTCGCCGCCCGTTCTCTCGTCATCGTATTACGACGATGGTCCGTCGTCGATGATTACGCCGGCCccgcagcggcagcagcctCGACTTCCGCCTCCTAGCACCGCCCAGGTCCCGTCTAAGTTCATGCCGATGAGCTCGCCCGCGCAATTCTGGAAATTCGCGGACATTGGTAGCACACCAGCGCGACCGGTGCCCGACATGAGTCCGCTCAAGGGCGAAGTCGGGGATGGCATTGGTAGTTTCCCAAGCAGTAGTCCGCCTCCGCCGAACCTGGTCAGTCCCAGTAAGCCGGGGACATCGAACGGTCTCGGACACGGACGGACGCTTCCACCACTGCGAACCGAGCCAAATCTCGGGGAAACAAGGCCAGGCGTCAATGGGGCGG